GCTCTGATTTTTAGTCTTGGTTTTCAATTATCCTCTCTTGTGAAGTTTTATCAACTGCATCACTTCTATTTACTTAACCATTACGATTCTAATGATGGTATTGATTTTGCACTAACATTGGAAATTTGGAATGTACACTCTTCTGGACTGGCCTGTTGAGACAATGACAAACAACTGCACCACAGTCCCAGCCTATGCAAAAAAACATGGACCATGTTCAAACTTGAAACTGCATTAAAGTATGTGTTGTAATTGTAAGTGGTGTTGGGGATGGGAGCATGCGACACTCATGTAAGAAGCATTAATTAAACAGGAAATAGAAGAATGCTGGTTCATTTACGGATTATTTGGTTGGTCAAGTCACATATATTGATGGGAGACAGACCCATTTCAGGCATTACCACTTGGCACACATACCACCAACTTAGAAATATCTTTATTGTGTTTACATGCTGCTCGTCCAGAATCCTGGGTTGCTAAAATAACTTATGTAGAAGGGGAGGTGAAATCTTGCTGTTGACTTCTGCTAATTAGCTTGGACTTAAGACAAATCTTGGAACTGTGGACAACACTAGTACTAGAATACATAAGTCAGCAACTTCAGGAAGTAGATTAATCCAGCAAATTACCCCATAATCATTTCCTTGAAACACCAATTAACTCTGTTAAGCATAGTACATATCTCCTCAAATTGACCTGTTGTCGTAATGACCATTTGATAGCCTTGAAAACTCACTTCTTTCATGCTGTCAACTACTTAACTGATTACCATAATTGTGTTTCTCTTAAGTTCAAAATGTTCTCGGGCACACAACTAGTCTGCTCATTGTATATGTTCTCTCCCTAGCCCTGCATATCATTATGCATGGTTTCTTAAAATTCTATTCTTCCGTTCAAAATTAGATGGTGTCCACACCGAGGATGGATCATGCAGTCGGCATCCAAGGCAAGCATAAAAACCAATGCAAGTTGGCAAAGTTACTTAATCAAAAGCATAAAACAATGCAAGTTGGCAAAATTACTTAATTTGCACCTCAGTGTATCCGTCCCTGTCGACTCTGCCGTGGTCACGTTTACTTTTCATCTGCAATAACATGAGATTTAGCCTGTGTGATTGTGTGGACGACGATATGTATGATCTCACTATCTCAGTGGTGTAACAAAGTGCCCTCACATTCTATTCATGTATTTAATAAGTATATGTAACAATTTAAAAAAAAGTAGATATTTTGATATCTAGCAGTTCTGTAAAAAAACAATTATCCCAGTTATTGACATTAATTTCATACCTTCACACCGGAAccctaaaaaaaaacaaaattttttGTCATGTCGCACAGTTGTCCTACTCGTATACTTCTATAACATCTTGGTTAATTAACCACTGATCATGTGCATAGGCGGCATCGAACACATGCATCCATGGCGCCGTTCGCTGgtctggctgaaaaatactgttccggctgaatcgttgtgagaaaaaaatactgttccggctgaaaaaaaaaaagctaaacacgtacgggtaagccgaacagggccaaaaCACATAAAACCATTGCAAGTTGGCAACGGCAGTCTGCGTCTGCACCTCGTTATCTCCGTTTCGTGCTGGCCTTGTTTGACACTGCTTCGGTACTGAGTACTATGGCAGACTGGCAGTGTGGTGGAGTGCCGGTGCGTATCATAACGGACTGCTGAGTACTGTGGCAGACTGGCAGTGTGGTAGAGTGCCGGTGCGTATCATAACGGACTGCAAGAAATGGGaggctccgacgaccacgcccgCCGGACGCTGTCCCTGGCGTGGACGGTGGGCGTCTAGCTGGCCACTTGCGCTAGCGCACCGCCGGGACGGCAGCGTCCGGCGCCTCCTCTTCTCCCTCGGCGACCTCAAGTCTGGCGCCACGTCCCGCCCGAACGCCTCAGGGGTGCGCTCAGCCGACGTCACCATCGACGCCTCCCGCGGCCTGCGGACGCGGACGCCGAGCCGGCCCTCGTTCCCGTCGTCGTCTACTTCCACGGCGGCGGGTTCGTGCTCTTCTCTGCGGCGTCCCGCCCCTACGACGCCTTCTGTCGCCGGCTCTGCCGCGACCTCCGCGCCGTTGTCGTGTCCGTCAACTACCGCCTGGCACCCGAGCACCGGTTCCCCGCGGCGTACGACGACGGCGTCGGCGACCCTCCGCTACCTCGACGCCAACGCCGACTCCCTGCCGGCGGCCCACGTCCCCGTCGACCTCTCCAGCTGCTTCCTCGCGGGGGACAGCGCGGGCAGGCAACATCACGCACCACGTGTCGCAGCGCTGGGCGGCGTCCTCCGCGTCCGCGTCACTGCCCACGAACCTCCGCATCGCCGGCGCTGTCCTGATCCAGCCGTTCTTCggcggggaggagggaggagcggACGGCGGCCAAGGTGGCGCTGGACGGGGTGTCCGCGCTGTCGGTGGCGGGGACCGACCACTATTGGAGGGAGTTCCTGCCGGAGGGCGCCACGCGGGACCACGAGGCCGCGCGCGTGTGCGGCGAGGGCGTCGAGCTCGCCGACGCGTTCCCGCCCGCGATGGTGGTGGTCGGCGGCTTCGACCTGCTCAAGGACTGGCAGGCCAGGTACGTGGAGGCGCTGCGCGGGAAGGGGAAGCCGGTGCGGGTGGTGGAGTACCCCGACGCTGTCCACGGCTTCCACGCGTTCTCGGAGCTCGCCGACTCCGGCAAGTTCGTGGAGGAGATGAATCTGTTCGTCCAAGAGCATAGCTCCACCAACACCAAGCGTGCCGTCTAGTAGTCTATAGAATTATGGCAGGCACGGTTTCAGTGGAATTTGATGTAAAACCAGTGCAAAACTGAATCCACACTCGGTACTTCGCCGTACATTATTTTTGCTGTGTTTCCGTTCACTCTCTACTTTCTCAATAAAAACGAGCAATTGGGCTAGTTCTTGTCATGCCACATTTCCTGAAAGGGGAAATATGAACCGTGTCGTACGCCGAGTGTTTCCATTCCATTGAGCAGACCTTCACAAGTGAAACAACTCGGCAGGCAGCATCTCGTTGCATTGCATGCGAAACCTCTATACGCGCATTGCAAACGCAGGCCGCAAGCGAATCTGCAAATTGAGACAGCAACGATCTAGGCAGCACTGGAGCGTTTCACGCTCTTCCGACTCCTTTTTTTTTTTcaccatcttcttcctccaactgACGTTCTGGCCGCCGTCATGGCCATATGGGCACCCTCGCCACGATCTGACCCGGCCGCCGGAACCCTAACGCCGCCCTCCCACCCTTCCTCCCCCGAGCCCCGTCTAAGCCCGCCAGAGTTGGGGGGCAAAAGAGGGAGAGAGACCGGGGATGGAGAAGAATGAGAGGAAAAAGGAATATgagtgttgagagagagagagagaggaacactgAGTGTCATTTAGCACTACTCATTGAGAAATACCGAGAAATACCGCAGCCGGCTATACATATCAAGAAGAGTTTGCATTGCATATCGCATAAGGTGTAAAGTCTGCAGAAACAAAGGTATTTTAAAGTTAAACTTCGGGTATTGATTTCACATAAAACTAACATTGTATGAACGACTGAAGGAACATCTATGAAGCAAGCAACCAAGGGACTGAAGCCCAGGAGAGTTTGCATGCAGTTCCAAATAGAGATATATAGTAAGAAACAGGGCACACTTCGATTACAAGTGCTTCACAAAGATGGCGTAAATGAGACCTTGAGCTTCTTTCCATTGCAGTTCAAAATAGAGGTGGTGTGTGCGGTCGATCCTAAAACAATGCTCGACCCAATCTTATTGGGCTGGAAAAAACAGAGAATAAACTCGTGTCAAAATGTTCCAAGTcaacaggcaacaacaccaagcaCGGCTTGAGAAAAGGTTCAGCGGGCAACGGCCTTCCGAGCATTGTGTGGGAGGATGTTGTCAGGAAGGATGAGCTCCGGTGGAATCTCGCGCACCACCCCAAGCATCGAGTCGTACTCCTCATCTTTGTGCGCGTACTTCTTCCTCAGCATCTTCTCAAGCTCAATCTCGTCGAAGCTCTTGGCATTCTCGGCTGCATGGACCTGGGCTAAGTTTATATAGTTGGTTGCTGATTGGGCGATGAACACAATCTCCTCTTCTGTAAGCTTCCTTAGGAACTTGGCAGGATTACCAACCCAAACCTGATAGTGTCAAGAAACAGAAATTTCAGCAAGAAAATCACAAAAATAAGGATTCTttcttttttaagaaaaatatgcaGACTTCAATATAGCATAAGCTTCCAAGTTCTGATCGTAACATGCCACTTGCAGAATAAACATGCCAACGACATTTTTGGGTAGTCACTCCCAATAGTAAAGTTAATCATTACTGCATAGATTTACGAAATTATGTTGTAAAGTAAGGCATTCTAAGCTTCTAGCTGTAATGTTCTCTGCAAAATACATGTGCTCCAAGTTTCTAAGCCTCTAACAAAACAACATTGGACTGTACTCTTCAGAGCAGGAGCATGCAGATAACTAAAATCTTCCAAACAAATTAGTTTTGAAGCTGGTAAAAAAAGAACGCACACGAACACTGGCATTGAACCCAAAAAAAGCAGATAAGTCTAAGCATAGTGCCAGACACTCTTTGTTTCTAACTGCAATTGTTCCTTGCCGGAAAAAGAATGTACAATAAGGTTCTATTCCAAATATTATGGTCTTAGTTCCATCTTAGTAGTATGAAGAACATTAGCTAATACTACTGTTAAATAATGAAATTCTTGCAACTAAATGCATATTGCTCATACATCAAAGTGGAAAATAGCTTGATGAGAACATAAGTAAATAACCTCTCCAGAAGGAATCCTTGTATTCTGCTTAACAAGAGATCCTGCGCCAACCATGCTGTGCTTTTCAATCACCACTCCATCAAGCAGAGTGGCACCCATACCAACGAAAGCTTCATCCTCAATGGTGCATGCATGTAATACAGCACTATGGCCTGTAAGAAATACAGTTTGGCCAGTTGTATAAATTTAGTCGATCATCCAGACAAAATGAAGCTCCACATTTAGCAGCAATATACAAAAAGGTTATTCACTGACCCACTGTAACGTTGCTTCCAATTATCGTTGGGAGGACCTTCCCGCTAAAGTTAGTTTTTGCAACATGTACAAGGGAATTATCTTGTATATTAGTACCAGATCCGATATGAATGCTGTTGACATCACCTGAAGACAAGAATAAAAAGCAAGCAAAATTTTACATGCACAGAAATTGAATTCAGATAGTAAATTATCCTACATGCACAGAAACTATATTGCATTCTCATCACATTGACTAGTAGTGATGGAGAATGTCAATCACATGATAACCCAGTCCTAGATGTATTTAACAAACCTCACTCTCCGACAACGTTGCTGATGTCCATCCAAAAATGAAACTATGTGACGCTTCAATAATAAATCATTGCAAGCTGTAAATTTCGAGATTGCTTTAAATTTGTGCAGATTAGCACAGTATACTCTTCCTCAATATTTGAATGCCAATCACTACGGGTTTGAATCTTATGGCAGTTATTTTTAGATGTACTAGCCAAAGTGAAAAACAAGTATACATTGAACACCTTCTCTTGGGTGGAATATTAACTTTTCAGTAACAGATTGTGGTGATGCAACAGGGCCTAACCCTGACAAACTTGAAACTGACAGAAAAATTGATAGCTACTATAATAAATCAAGTGATTATTTCTGAGTACACTTATTTCTTAGAAATATTTGTATATTTGGAAATCTAATAGCAGTTCACCTGTATGTATGATAGTGTCCTACTGCAGACAAAGAATTACTCTGGTAGTAAACTAAATGTTTCCCACTGCTTAGTTTCATTGGTATGTCGGATATACTGTGCGCAACATAGTATTCTGCTGCACAGCTCTGTGTTAACGACCATGACCACTAAATGAAAAACACCGAAGGAAACCATCATGACTACGAGCATTGCAGCTCAAAGAACATCTATCATGTACAAAGCATATTGTTCAAGGGTTTACCTCTCAATATGGATCCATACCAGATTGATGATCCATGCCCAATCTCAACATCACCAATGACTGCTGCACTGGGAGCAACAAAcacatctctatggatccttggCTCTTTCTCAAAAATGTTCATGATTGTACGATGCCTTGAAACTGAAAATAGCATACAAAAGGGTAACCAACTAGTCAGCAACTAATGTCTTTGCATATCACAGAAGTCATAAGTGCATGATCGACTCTAAAATGATAAATGGAGTTAAGTgcaaaaaaagggcgtacccagtgcagagagctcccgctctgtgcggggtctggggaagggtgtcagtggcaagccttaccctcgcctgtgcaatgcgaggagactgcaactcgaacccgggaccttccggtcacaggcggtaagactctaccgcttgcaccaggcccgcccttcaaatgGAGTTAAGTGCAAAGCACTAAAAAAATCAGACACACATTCCTCATCATTGTGCCAACTGCCAAAATTCACCAGTTGTGCATTATTATGATGCTAGGGAAGAGAGAATTGCATACAAGATCACTTGAAACTGGAATGCTAGCTGGACATATTAACAGAAGATAATACGATTGTGTTAACCAATTCCTGTTGTACATGACTTCCACAGGAAAAAATAGTGACTGCAGTGGCAACATTTCACGAATGTGTGATGGCATTGGAAACAAACATATACCATATAAAAGGGGCATGGTAGTTTAATGTAAACAGTAAACGAAAAGCTCATTTTAGCTTTATTCAGATGATCAAACCACATTACGCATATCCATAGCTAATCCATCCTTCACGAATACTATTTCAGCTTTATTCTCCCCCTTTGGGCACAGCCCCAAGTGTGAGAACAACGAAGAACACGGTCGCCACTGAATCAGCCTGATCTGGCTCTAGCAGATCCTAAAAGACGAACAGCATGAACTGACCGATGGCATACAACTACCTCTGCGCCGCATCGAAATGATTAGACGAGGAGACGACCCATCCTTTGTGAGTAAAGAAAACAGCCACAGGGTGGGGCGAGGAggcggaggagaaggggagagagaCGGAGCGGGAGGAGGCGGACGCTTACCCTGCTCCTCGACGCGGAGCCCGCCCTGGATGGTGGATCCGAGGCGGTCCATGGCCTGCCCCGTGCCCCGGATCCACTTGCCCACCGTGAAGATCGCGCGCCCCAGGGTACCCATACCTCCTCCTGCTACTGCCGCGCGCGCTTCCTCCTCCGCTTGCTCGGATGGGTAGGggctcgccgccggccgccgcgcgcGCGGCTGGGGTTTAATGGCGTCAGGAGGCGAGACGGGGGAAGAGAGAGAAGAGGATGCAGGAGGGCGAGGCGATGGCTGCCTGCGGCCGAGGCAGTGGCCACTGGACTGTAGGGGAGAGGAGGCCGGGCGGTCGATGGACCTCGGCCCTGAAATGTTGGGCTGCTTTGTTTGCTGTCCAGTTCCAAGATTTAACTAAAGGGCCTACATAATGGCCCAAACAGTTCAAGAAGGAAATGGATACAACTATGAGAAAATTTCATTTTACATCGATGAACCAGTGCCACGTTCTGAATTTTCTCATCGAACTTCAAAATTGGATATGCTGCCGCTCTCAACTCTTAAAATTGTTTAAATTAACTCCCTATCAAGTTAGAAGTGGTCTTTAAAgaatttttatataattaaaaaaaccCAACAAATACCTGATAAGGTTCTTAAAACCATGAAAGATGCCTCTAAGCTTCTAAAAAAATCCGAGAAAACTCTTTAGAGATAGATTAGGACATAAGAGATCTAGATAAATATttagagctcataaaaatatatcTATAAGATTTCAAAGATTAGATTTAGCTCTAGGAAAATAGAAACACATTTAGGCAAATGTGGAAATTCCCAAAACATTCTAATTGATGTCTAAATGCATTTAAAAAAATTCTCCACAACAAAATATGTGACGAAATTAGCGAATAAAACATACATTTAATTCTAAATGCAATCATGCTGGTAGCATATTATGTTTTTGTTGTAGAAAGTTTTCAAAATGTTTCGACATTGATTAACATGCTTTGGGAAATTTCCATATTTTTATAgatgtttttatatttttttccaATGCTAATTTTTTGGAAGTTTTTAGAGACACTTTCATGATAAATATTGAACTTGGGTTTGTTGTATCCAATCTATATCCAGGGCTTTTCTCATAATTTTGAGAGGCTTAGAgattgtttacactaaaatttgggaacaagaacgtgggaactcgaagcttccaggattgtgtcatcaaggaatcgattagatgtgaatcggtatcagctgatttagatgcgatgACAGAATTGGttattttatagatgacattaGCAGACGGCGTtaatgggctatgcttgaatggcgccaggaagatgtgtcagactctacaaataagaaaaattagggtccaagttattattaagttaggaagttttctttttgtcggggaccaatactagggtactcgaaggggagaagctaataaccatcaacgattgattcatccgagcagtcaagagcgtgactacacctcttgctgggctctgcctcgtccgaccccctaGGGTCAACTCCACCTCAGCTTACTCCCAAAGGCGAACTCCGTCTCGTTCGACCCCtgaaggttggctctgcctcgcccgatgtctgagggttggctccacttCGACTGACTCCCAAGGGTGGactctgtctcgtccgaccctcgaaggttggctccacctcgcccgacgtctgagggctggctctgcttcGACTGACtcccgagggtaggctccgcctcgcccgacgtccaagggctggctccgtTTTGACTGACTCccaagggtaggctccacctcagcTGACTCTcgggggtaggctccacctcgacTGACCCCTGAGGGTCGGCTCTACCTTGGCCGACATTTGAGGGCCGGacccacctcgcccgatccctcaaaCATGATTCCTAACATAAGTTCACGTCGCTGCCAACCACTACGTGCCAGAAAGTACCactcaaggtcaaacttctggcatcgtgcaagGAGCAGTCACATCTCAGCATGACCCGTCCCCacgacatgtcattctagggaactcacatcgcccatagTGACAGACGCATGGTCATTATACCGCCAACTCCTTGCCTAACCACCGTCTAATGTCAGTCAACCGACGTTAGTTGACTGGCATAATACCGCTAGCACCCTGCATGGCTTTCAGTCGGGGACCCTCTAACCATTCCGTCCGCTCGGATGGGACGAAAGACAAGAATGGCGCACGACGCCCACACGTAAGCTGCAGCAGCCAATAGGACCCTGGTACGCCGCCGCTGCCATcacgatctacagggtcagcgggacccacgcAAAGAGGAGGACGGCGTACCTCTGGGATCCTGATTTTCTCTTTCCTTTTTCCTCATCCCTTCGATTGAAAACCCCTGCTgccccttgacctataaaagggaaagcatggcATCCCGCTAAAGGGACGGCGAATCATCGAACAAACACACCGTatcacaccagagacttgggagctacctccctctctcgctagtttgtaacccccgactacaaactcagtgctagtaaAGCGAGTAGCTCAAaattggatgtagggacattagGCCCAAACcaatataatccttgtgtcctcttagcacgcCTTCTGGGTCAGACacacaatatacaaatttactagccggtgcttacttgaaacatcgatagttggcgtgTTAGGTAGGGGTCTTTTTGCATGTCTCGACATCAACactaggccttggatggctaatcGCAATGTCAGGTGGGTCCTAGGCGTGCGCATGTGttttgggaacctagacttcgtCATTATAACAGAGGAAGAGTTGGTGCAGTCTTTCGCTGCCACACAACCCCTCCTCTTCATCGGCCTCGACACAATCACTGAGGCGCTCGAGGAGCTGCAGCTACCTACAACGGAGGTCCACGCCCTTGAAAGCAACCAACCCCTCAGCCTCGACTATGGAAGGCCGCGCATCGTGGATTCGGTGCACGAGCGTCTCAAGCTCCACCACGACATGTGTGACACCCCCCATGCTTGTAGACGTGAAGAGCCCTTAGAACAACCTGAAGAGGATGTACTGGTCCATTAGGCCCAACAGGGCAGTGAGCCACACATTGCGGttccagtgcatgagcatctcggcctcCACCACGACGCCCGCAACACCCTCAACACCTGTAGGCATGCCTGCAGCGATGCAAAGGAAGGGGCTAGCTATGGGTACCATAAACATCATGGCAGATGCTATGACAGCGGTGATGACCAAAGCCTGAGCCCCAACTTgatgggacctcaggcctttgaccGACAcaccctcaagggcaaggcaaagcaggacgaTGATGTCGACAAAGGCGCCTCCAAGCCTCCcaacaaaaggaagaacaagcggTGGCGTAGGAGCTCGCTAGCGGCCAACGTCGACCACATGGGGGGTGGAAGCCTGTGGAGGGCACCCCgagccactttgagaagctgcttgaagggccatgcccgaaccattgtttccccgtcaagcacctatacaaggactgtgttctcttgaagcggttcttgtctggaaGCTCTAACAAGGGGGGCATAGGACGAAGCCTAGCTAGACAAAGCGTGCGATGTCGCCCCCTTCCCTTGGCCAAGTatgcaaggaccgccacaaagcTCTCCCCACCATAGGAGGGACTACACGTCATCACAGAGAtactccgaccaggcacctacaaactCGATGGTGAGATCTTCATcgatgcctagaacattgagcagcatGTCACTTTTACCCCTAATAAACGTGCACTTCCTCTTATTATTAGTTTCACTTTTGAACTTCCCGGTCTTTTGTGACACCCAACCCCAACAAACGGCGGGGGGTcgagcctcactcaggggctaataaggaCATATCTATCTAGTAGATAATCTCTATGCCTGCCCCTTTTCCATGATTAAGACTCAAAAGCAAAGTTtgcggaaataaaccctaagaAAAATTGGTCGGAccataagaaacctatgccccagcggcta
Above is a genomic segment from Miscanthus floridulus cultivar M001 chromosome 3, ASM1932011v1, whole genome shotgun sequence containing:
- the LOC136542687 gene encoding gamma carbonic anhydrase 2, mitochondrial-like; the protein is MGTLGRAIFTVGKWIRGTGQAMDRLGSTIQGGLRVEEQVSRHRTIMNIFEKEPRIHRDVFVAPSAAVIGDVEIGHGSSIWYGSILRGDVNSIHIGSGTNIQDNSLVHVAKTNFSGKVLPTIIGSNVTVGHSAVLHACTIEDEAFVGMGATLLDGVVIEKHSMVGAGSLVKQNTRIPSGEVWVGNPAKFLRKLTEEEIVFIAQSATNYINLAQVHAAENAKSFDEIELEKMLRKKYAHKDEEYDSMLGVVREIPPELILPDNILPHNARKAVAR